One window of the Carnobacterium maltaromaticum DSM 20342 genome contains the following:
- a CDS encoding DsbA family protein: MLAKPNDTTHSNSNFKRIIEIYLFVNPIGSKCYTSEKEVLSFVEGLEQKVHFRFIPFHNFQTVTKYMQFHNLPEKNLAFRNQICTSTYQASLAYKAALMQGKKKGRAYLMQLQSELIEDNSLFSENLLIQVAEKVNLDVEMFIEDKNSDFAKASYEEDQRIAREMQIESNPSMVVFDNQNDDYGLLVEDCISVDLLKKLCNPKSSLKENHKKMFIQTEHTPLQKKNLRVL, translated from the coding sequence ATGTTGGCAAAACCAAATGATACTACTCATTCAAACTCAAATTTTAAAAGAATTATTGAAATTTACCTTTTTGTTAACCCAATTGGCTCTAAATGTTACACTTCAGAGAAAGAAGTCCTTTCTTTTGTTGAGGGACTTGAACAAAAGGTTCATTTTCGCTTTATTCCATTTCATAATTTTCAAACTGTAACTAAGTATATGCAATTTCACAACCTTCCAGAAAAAAATCTCGCTTTTCGGAATCAAATTTGCACGTCCACTTACCAGGCTTCATTGGCATATAAAGCTGCTTTGATGCAAGGGAAGAAAAAAGGTCGAGCTTATTTAATGCAATTGCAGTCTGAACTAATCGAAGATAATTCACTTTTTTCAGAAAACTTGTTAATTCAAGTTGCTGAAAAAGTAAACTTAGATGTTGAAATGTTTATTGAGGACAAAAATTCTGATTTTGCTAAGGCTTCTTATGAAGAAGATCAACGAATTGCTCGTGAAATGCAAATTGAGAGTAATCCTTCTATGGTTGTTTTTGATAACCAAAACGATGATTACGGCTTATTAGTTGAAGACTGTATCTCTGTTGATTTACTAAAAAAATTATGTAATCCTAAATCATCTTTAAAAGAAAACCATAAAAAAATGTTTATTCAAACAGAACATACTCCTTTGCAAAAAAAAAATCTACGTGTACTTTAA